The following proteins come from a genomic window of Musa acuminata AAA Group cultivar baxijiao chromosome BXJ1-7, Cavendish_Baxijiao_AAA, whole genome shotgun sequence:
- the LOC135678249 gene encoding dehydrogenase/reductase SDR family member FEY-like, producing MDSNPRARSSPASSSISLTSSSDGGGDGGDGGRKDRKKEALGWIEWGRGWCSIIGEFLFQRIAASHVENPLPVPPLDGLTCIVTGATSGIGLEIARQLAESGAHVVMAVRRTKLAHELIQNWQNDKSEIGLTLNVEAMELDLLSLDSVVRFAEAWNARMVPLNVLINNAGIFAIGEPQRFSKDGYEEHMQVNHLAPALLSLLLLPSLLRGSPSRIINVNSIMHFVGFVDTHDMNMTSGRSKYTSLEGYSSSKLAQVKFTSILHKRIPAEAGISVLCVSPGIVHTNVARDLPKVIVAAYHLIPYFIFSALEGSRSTLFAATDPQVPEYCSVLKAEEWPVCAYISYDCRPINASEEAHNLKTSQDVWEKTLELIGLPSDALNKLIEGEAVQCRFGPKEE from the exons ATGGATTCCAACCCCCGCGCCCGCTCTTCTCCTGCTTCTTCTTCGATCTCGTTGACTTCCTCATCGGACGGCGGTGGAGATGGCGGCGATGGAGGGCGGAAGGATAGGAAGAAGGAGGCGCTGGGGTGGATCGAATGGGGGAGAGGATGGTGCAGCATAATCGGGGAGTTCCTCTTCCAGAGGATCGCCGCTAGCCATGTTGAGAACCCTCTGCCCGTCCCCCCGCTCGATGGCCTCACCTGCATCGTCACCGGCGCCACCAGTGGCATCGGCCTCGAGATCGCCAG GCAACTTGCAGAGTCAGGAGCACATGTTGTGATGGCTGTCAGGAGAACAAAGCTAGCTCATGAGCTGATCCAGAATTGGCAGAATGACAAGTCTGAGATAGGGCTAACCCTTAATGTTGAG GCAATGGAACTTGATCTGCTCTCTCTAGACTCTGTTGTAAGATTTGCTGAAGCTTGGAATGCTCGTATGGTACCGTTGAATGTATTGATCAATAATGCTGGCATTTTTGCAATTGGAG AACCCCAACGATTTTCAAAGGATGGGTATGAGGAACACATGCAAGTGAACCATCTCGCCCCAGCACTGCTTTCGTTGTTGCTTTTGCCATCGCTTCTTCGAGGATCTCCTAGCAGAATTATCAATGTTAATTCTATT ATGCATTTTGTTGGCTTTGTGGACACACATGATATGAACATGACATCTGGAAGAAGCAAATACACAAGCTTAGAGGGTTACTCAAGTAGCAAGCTGGCACAG GTAAAATTCACTAGCATTCTTCACAAGCGAATACCTGCAGAAGCCGGCATCAGCGTCTTGTGTGTTTCTCCCGGCATCGTTCACACGAATGTT GCAAGAGACCTACCTAAGGTCATCGTTGCGGCTTATCATCTAATTCCATATTTCATATTCAGTGCTCTCGAAG GTTCAAGAAGCACTCTATTTGCAGCCACTGATCCTCAGGTCCCAGAATACTGTTCAGTACTGAAGGCTGAAGAATGGCCTGTTTGTGCCTACATTTCGTACGATTGCCGTCCGATAAACGCATCCGAGGAAGCCCACAATCTCAAAACTTCACAGGATGTCTGGGAGAAAACATTAGAGTTAATCGGGCTCCCATCCGACGCCTTGAACAAGCTCATCGAAGGCGAGGCAGTGCAGTGCCGTTTTGGACCAAAAGAAGAATGA
- the LOC135678250 gene encoding transcription factor bHLH115-like: MEVPMPPTCLFFQGIGSREEKGEGKSRRACPSMESNSIDDYWVDGGGSDAELRCAIESFCDMVPTTGVGIEEAYGVELTSLKKRARDDSTTGLKSKACREKMRRDKLNDRFSELSLILDPSRTPKSDKASILSDAARVLVQLKAEAQELKESNDKLQETIKDLKVEKNELRDEKMKLKADKETLEQQVKAISMAPSGFMPHPLAYHPAAAPTTFSPHVQAPSNKAAHFPAYPGMAMWQWLPPAVMDTTQDSKLWPPNA, translated from the exons ATGGAAGTGCCCATGCCACCCACATGCCTCTTCTTTCAAG GGATCGGAtcgagggaggagaagggagaagGAAAGAGCAGGAGGGCGTGTCCTTCCATGGAATCCAACTCGATCGACGACTACTGGGTCGACGGCGGGGGATCCGATGCCGAGTTGCGCTGCGCCATCGAGAGCTTCTGCGACATGGTACCCACCACCGG AGTGGGCATCGAGGAGGCTTATGGTGTGGAGCTGACTAGCCTAAAGAAAAG GGCTAGAGATGATTCAACCACTGGACTCAAGTCAAAAGCTTGCCGTGAAAAAATGCGACGCGATAAGTTAAATGATAG GTTTTCAGAACTGTCTTTAATTCTTGACCCCAGTAGAACTCCTAAGTCTGACAAGGCAAGTATACTAAGTGATGCGGCTCGTGTGTTGGTACAGTTAAAAGCTGAAGCACAGGAACTTAAGGAATCGAATGACAAGCTTCAAGAAACAATTAAGGATCTGAAG GTGGAGAAGAATGAGCTTCGAGACGAGAAGATGAAATTGAAGGCTGATAAGGAGACATTAGAGCAACAAGTCAAGGCCATAAGCATGGCTCCTTCTGGCTTCATGCCACATCCACTTGCATATCATCCTGCTGCCGCCCCTACTACGTTTTCTCCGCATGTTCAGGCCCCATCAAACAAGGCTGCCCACTTCCCTGCTTACCCTGGCATGGCCATGTGGCAATGGCTTCCCCCTGCTGTCATGGATACCACACAAGACTCCAAGCTTTGGCCTCCCAATGCATAA
- the LOC135678247 gene encoding uncharacterized protein LOC135678247 isoform X2 has protein sequence MATDSNMGSHQSSVPFSFHHPRMVSFQSSALNSSTEMIPVDMCSLDMNSNMASMFVSTGSDMINNMDVMTAAWCPAGTVREPIPRFTHVTGLPAYWSPDELRLLNIGLVKYANKQSVSKYAEIASMLPQKTIRDVALRCQWMTDMMVGSSSTANIHIAPNSLPLHQMNNYNRFQPVETKHLIDENYSCLRAIAKNLEEGTVQENISLFLHTRNNITVIENRINAMSATTNHLPLSMTHMPPLPISVNDQLLSSLIPLNGNVIYTAPRNSHLQLDPTCFGPPQMMTR, from the exons ATGGCGACTGATTCTAACATGGGTTCTCACCAATCAAgcgttcctttttcttttcatcatcCTCGTATGGTCTCTTTCCAGTCAAGTGCACTAAATAGCTCAACAGAGATGATTCCTGTTGACATGTGCAGTTTGGATATGAACAGCAACATGGCCAGCATGTTTGTCTCTACTGGCTCTGACATGATAAATAATATGGATGTGATGACTGCAGCTTGGTGCCCTGCAGGAACAGTTCGTGAACCAATACCAAGGTTTACACATGTGACAGGGTTACCTGCATATTGGTCTCCAGATGAACTGAGATTGTTGAATATAGGTCTTGTCAA ATATGCTAATAAACAAAGTGTTTCAAAGTATGCTGAGATAGCTTCCATGCTGCCTCAGAAGACTATAAGAGATGTTGCATTGAGGTGTCAGTGGATGACt GATATGATGGTGGGTTCTTCCTCAACGGCAAATATCCATATTGCTCCTAATTCACTTCCGTTGCATCAGATGAACAACTATAATCGTTTTCAACCCGTAG AAACGAAGCATCTTATTGACGAAAATTACAGCTGTCTGAGGGCTATTGCAAAAAATTTAGAAGAGGGCACG GTACAAGAGAACATTAGTTTATTTCTTCACACGAGAAATAACATCACTGTGATCGAGAACAG gATAAACGCAATGTCAGCAACAACAAACCATCTTCCTTTGTCAATGACACATATGCCTCCTTTGCCAATATCTGTAAATGATCAACTTCTCAGCAGTCTTATCCCTCTTAACGGAAAT GTTATCTACACTGCACCTCGAAACAGTCATTTGCAACTGGACCCAACATGCTTCGGACCTCCCCAAATGATGACTCGATGA
- the LOC135678247 gene encoding uncharacterized protein LOC135678247 isoform X1, with product MATDSNMGSHQSSVPFSFHHPRMVSFQSSALNSSTEMIPVDMCSLDMNSNMASMFVSTGSDMINNMDVMTAAWCPAGTVREPIPRFTHVTGLPAYWSPDELRLLNIGLVKYANKQSVSKYAEIASMLPQKTIRDVALRCQWMTNKGNGNKRKIEEYYPAKTMKDMMVGSSSTANIHIAPNSLPLHQMNNYNRFQPVETKHLIDENYSCLRAIAKNLEEGTVQENISLFLHTRNNITVIENRINAMSATTNHLPLSMTHMPPLPISVNDQLLSSLIPLNGNVIYTAPRNSHLQLDPTCFGPPQMMTR from the exons ATGGCGACTGATTCTAACATGGGTTCTCACCAATCAAgcgttcctttttcttttcatcatcCTCGTATGGTCTCTTTCCAGTCAAGTGCACTAAATAGCTCAACAGAGATGATTCCTGTTGACATGTGCAGTTTGGATATGAACAGCAACATGGCCAGCATGTTTGTCTCTACTGGCTCTGACATGATAAATAATATGGATGTGATGACTGCAGCTTGGTGCCCTGCAGGAACAGTTCGTGAACCAATACCAAGGTTTACACATGTGACAGGGTTACCTGCATATTGGTCTCCAGATGAACTGAGATTGTTGAATATAGGTCTTGTCAA ATATGCTAATAAACAAAGTGTTTCAAAGTATGCTGAGATAGCTTCCATGCTGCCTCAGAAGACTATAAGAGATGTTGCATTGAGGTGTCAGTGGATGACt AACAAGGGAAATGGAAacaagcggaagattgaagaataTTATCCAGCAAAAACGATGAAA GATATGATGGTGGGTTCTTCCTCAACGGCAAATATCCATATTGCTCCTAATTCACTTCCGTTGCATCAGATGAACAACTATAATCGTTTTCAACCCGTAG AAACGAAGCATCTTATTGACGAAAATTACAGCTGTCTGAGGGCTATTGCAAAAAATTTAGAAGAGGGCACG GTACAAGAGAACATTAGTTTATTTCTTCACACGAGAAATAACATCACTGTGATCGAGAACAG gATAAACGCAATGTCAGCAACAACAAACCATCTTCCTTTGTCAATGACACATATGCCTCCTTTGCCAATATCTGTAAATGATCAACTTCTCAGCAGTCTTATCCCTCTTAACGGAAAT GTTATCTACACTGCACCTCGAAACAGTCATTTGCAACTGGACCCAACATGCTTCGGACCTCCCCAAATGATGACTCGATGA